The following coding sequences lie in one Capnocytophaga stomatis genomic window:
- the aroB gene encoding 3-dehydroquinate synthase has product MKNIESVYFNELGFSSLNELLREKKYSKVFILTDENTNRCCSPLFLPELAMEIPIEVIEIEAGEEFKNIETCTQVWYALSELGADRKSLIINLGGGVVTDLGGFVASTYMRGVDFVNVPTTLLAMVDASVGGKTGVDLGALKNQIGLINNPLLVIIDSRFLATLPAEQLRSGMAEMFKHGLIQSESYWCKMLNLSSLTLDDLDDLIYESVLIKNRVVKQDPTEKGMRKTLNFGHTLGHAIESYCLQNTGIQTLLHGEAIAIGMILATFLSVEKLNFPKEKCVEIKEVLGQYFEKQYFTENEIEEIINLMKFDKKNSHGNINFVLLEDIAKPKLDCLIENELIYKAFNYYMR; this is encoded by the coding sequence ATGAAAAATATAGAATCAGTATATTTCAATGAACTCGGATTTTCATCTTTGAATGAATTGTTACGGGAGAAGAAGTATTCAAAGGTATTTATATTGACAGACGAAAACACAAATCGGTGTTGCTCGCCTTTGTTTTTGCCAGAATTGGCAATGGAAATACCTATTGAAGTCATTGAAATTGAGGCAGGAGAAGAGTTTAAAAACATAGAAACTTGTACGCAAGTGTGGTACGCTTTATCGGAATTGGGTGCAGACCGTAAGAGTTTGATAATCAATCTTGGAGGTGGAGTTGTAACTGATTTGGGTGGGTTTGTAGCTTCAACCTATATGCGAGGGGTTGATTTTGTGAATGTTCCGACAACCCTTTTGGCAATGGTTGATGCCTCTGTTGGAGGGAAAACGGGGGTGGATTTGGGAGCTTTGAAAAACCAAATAGGACTGATTAACAATCCTTTATTGGTAATTATTGATAGTCGTTTTTTGGCTACGCTTCCTGCCGAACAATTACGCAGCGGAATGGCTGAAATGTTCAAACACGGACTTATTCAATCTGAAAGTTATTGGTGTAAAATGCTTAATTTGAGTAGTTTGACCTTAGATGATTTGGACGATTTGATTTATGAATCTGTGCTTATCAAAAATCGTGTGGTAAAACAAGACCCTACGGAAAAAGGAATGCGAAAAACATTGAATTTTGGGCATACTTTGGGACACGCCATTGAATCGTATTGCTTGCAAAATACTGGTATACAGACATTATTACACGGGGAGGCTATTGCTATCGGAATGATTCTGGCAACATTTCTTTCAGTTGAAAAATTAAATTTTCCGAAAGAGAAATGTGTTGAAATTAAGGAGGTTTTAGGTCAGTACTTTGAAAAACAGTATTTTACTGAAAACGAAATTGAAGAAATCATTAATTTGATGAAGTTTGACAAGAAAAACTCACACGGAAATATTAATTTTGTTCTTTTGGAGGATATTGCCAAACCAAAATTGGATTGTTTGATAGAAAATGAATTGATTTATAAGGCTTTCAATTATTATATGAGATGA
- a CDS encoding proline dehydrogenase family protein produces the protein MATRFGDTKTAFALKDNFELGRAYWLFRFIGNNTLIGIGTALTNFSLKMHLPVEWLIRKTVFNQFCGGISEEDCKPVIRKMHEKGVSSVLDYSVEGKEDETSFEATFNKTMEIIDFVHQNRDTGTPFAVFKPTGFGKISIYQKISEKQPLTEEEQKAWERIVERFDQACAKAATYKLPIMIDAEESWMQTAADDLIEQMMQKYNKEEAIVYNTLQMYRHDRLDYLKGLHQRAIANGFHIGVKVVRGAYMEKENERAAEKGYPSPICASKQATDDNYNAAITYILDHTDRISLFAGTHNEKSSALVMDLMDKKGLKHNDKRVWLAQLYGMSDHISFNAAKLGHNVAKYLPFGPVREVMPYLIRRAQENTSVAGQMGRELSLLMQEHKRRKREK, from the coding sequence ATGGCTACACGATTTGGCGATACAAAAACCGCATTCGCACTAAAAGACAATTTTGAATTGGGAAGAGCTTACTGGCTTTTCCGTTTTATCGGGAATAATACACTGATTGGCATCGGTACGGCTCTGACGAACTTTTCCCTGAAAATGCATCTGCCCGTAGAGTGGCTTATCCGAAAAACCGTTTTCAATCAATTCTGCGGAGGTATCTCCGAAGAGGATTGCAAGCCTGTTATTAGAAAGATGCACGAAAAGGGCGTAAGTTCCGTTTTAGATTATTCCGTAGAGGGAAAAGAAGACGAGACCTCATTTGAAGCCACCTTTAACAAAACAATGGAAATCATTGATTTCGTACATCAAAACCGAGATACAGGAACTCCATTTGCTGTTTTCAAGCCCACAGGATTCGGAAAAATCTCAATATACCAGAAAATATCGGAAAAACAGCCTCTTACCGAAGAAGAACAAAAAGCGTGGGAACGCATCGTGGAACGCTTTGACCAAGCCTGTGCAAAAGCAGCTACTTACAAACTCCCTATTATGATTGATGCCGAAGAAAGCTGGATGCAAACCGCCGCCGATGATTTAATCGAACAAATGATGCAGAAGTACAACAAGGAAGAAGCCATCGTTTACAACACATTACAAATGTATCGCCACGACCGATTGGATTACTTAAAAGGTCTTCACCAGCGTGCCATAGCCAACGGATTCCACATAGGTGTAAAAGTCGTTCGGGGAGCGTATATGGAGAAAGAAAACGAAAGAGCTGCCGAGAAAGGCTATCCCTCTCCTATCTGTGCTTCAAAACAAGCCACCGATGATAATTACAACGCCGCCATTACCTACATTCTTGACCATACTGACCGCATTTCACTCTTTGCCGGAACGCACAACGAGAAAAGTTCAGCCTTAGTAATGGACTTGATGGACAAAAAAGGACTAAAACACAACGACAAGCGTGTATGGCTTGCTCAACTCTACGGAATGAGTGACCATATCAGCTTTAATGCCGCAAAGCTGGGGCATAACGTGGCAAAATATCTCCCTTTTGGTCCCGTGCGTGAAGTAATGCCTTACCTGATTCGTAGGGCTCAGGAAAACACCTCAGTAGCAGGGCAAATGGGACGCGAACTTTCCCTACTAATGCAAGAACACAAAAGAAGAAAAAGAGAGAAATAA
- a CDS encoding PorP/SprF family type IX secretion system membrane protein, giving the protein MKKYICNIIFIGLSVLVSNQLKAQEPSYIFYNQHKNLVNPAAVGTEKGHTISVDIRNQWQGVVDAPQTQTFFTTHKINDRIGLGFSIANNKVFIQKQAGIYADFSYSLQISDSTKIYAGLKFGGDFFNIDGSRIHTYTTPHNTRYDPYLQTISGKFQVNMGTGFFYEHPKFYFGVSIPNLLASKEVKLKDDVVTSVAERLHFYALGGYYWNISNELTLKPVMQARFAKDISPSFNFTLAGVYLKNSEVGLTYRTDSALGGYVLFFIPKYFVGVGYGYEGVTKSQLNLYARNSHEFLVQFKW; this is encoded by the coding sequence ATGAAAAAATATATCTGCAATATCATATTTATAGGGCTGAGTGTTTTGGTTTCGAATCAGTTAAAGGCACAAGAACCAAGCTATATATTTTACAATCAGCATAAGAATTTAGTAAATCCGGCTGCGGTGGGAACAGAAAAAGGACACACGATTTCTGTGGATATTCGCAATCAGTGGCAGGGAGTTGTTGACGCTCCTCAAACGCAAACCTTCTTCACCACGCACAAAATTAATGACCGTATAGGTTTAGGATTTTCCATAGCAAATAATAAAGTTTTCATACAAAAACAGGCAGGAATTTATGCCGATTTTTCGTACTCTTTGCAGATAAGCGACAGCACAAAAATTTATGCAGGATTGAAATTCGGTGGAGATTTTTTCAACATAGACGGAAGCCGCATTCACACTTACACAACCCCACATAACACGCGTTACGACCCTTATTTACAGACGATTTCAGGGAAATTTCAAGTGAATATGGGAACCGGTTTTTTCTATGAGCATCCCAAGTTTTATTTTGGAGTTTCTATTCCTAATTTATTGGCTTCCAAGGAAGTTAAATTGAAGGACGACGTGGTAACTTCAGTGGCTGAGAGACTTCATTTTTATGCCTTAGGAGGATATTATTGGAATATTTCAAACGAACTTACCTTAAAACCGGTGATGCAAGCACGCTTTGCAAAAGATATAAGCCCGTCGTTTAACTTTACTTTGGCAGGCGTGTACCTGAAAAACAGCGAAGTAGGATTAACATACCGCACTGATAGTGCTTTGGGAGGTTACGTATTGTTCTTCATTCCGAAGTACTTCGTAGGTGTGGGCTATGGTTATGAGGGAGTTACAAAATCACAACTGAATTTGTACGCACGCAACTCGCACGAATTTTTGGTTCAATTCAAGTGGTAA
- a CDS encoding alpha/beta fold hydrolase: protein MEYNSFYKKAGKGKTLILLHGFLESCEVWNELIEVLEKDFHLIVPDLLGHGKTPATSKVHTMEMMAEQVFSILETEKIEECILVGHSMGGYVSLAFAEKYPQKVKGIVLMNSTPLPDSDEKKANRERVVTVVDNDKTFFIRSSVTNLFSEENKQLMKVKIEEIINVASKTPNEGIKAASLGMKERPNRTLILKSLPAPKHFIIGKKDALIPYEELVTLANEIGATYSLLEGGHMSYIENKSETISILKNFINEV, encoded by the coding sequence ATGGAATACAATTCTTTTTATAAAAAAGCAGGAAAAGGCAAAACATTAATTCTATTACACGGATTTTTAGAGAGTTGCGAAGTATGGAACGAACTTATTGAAGTACTTGAGAAGGATTTTCACCTTATCGTTCCTGACCTTCTCGGACACGGAAAAACACCCGCAACTTCCAAAGTTCATACGATGGAAATGATGGCGGAGCAAGTCTTTTCTATTCTGGAAACCGAAAAAATAGAAGAATGCATCTTGGTTGGGCACTCGATGGGTGGTTACGTAAGTTTGGCTTTTGCAGAAAAGTATCCGCAGAAAGTAAAGGGAATCGTACTGATGAACTCAACTCCCCTACCCGATTCTGACGAGAAAAAAGCTAATCGAGAGCGAGTTGTGACTGTGGTTGATAACGACAAAACTTTTTTCATTCGTAGTTCTGTGACTAATTTATTTAGTGAAGAAAACAAACAATTGATGAAAGTAAAAATAGAAGAAATCATCAATGTTGCTTCAAAAACTCCTAATGAAGGCATCAAAGCAGCTTCTTTAGGAATGAAAGAAAGACCCAACAGAACGCTCATTTTAAAGTCGTTACCTGCTCCGAAGCACTTCATCATCGGGAAAAAAGATGCGTTAATTCCTTATGAGGAATTGGTTACTTTGGCAAACGAAATCGGGGCGACTTATTCTCTGCTTGAAGGAGGACATATGTCATACATCGAAAATAAATCGGAAACTATCAGCATTTTAAAGAATTTTATCAATGAAGTTTAA
- a CDS encoding reprolysin-like metallopeptidase: MIGIIRKLYILFFILGFGVMPAQTYWKRTGLTEKKEQKPGYQYYTLDKKAFDKALNVTKSLASKKEVLIQIPDSDGGIENYRIEQTQVLSEDLSKKYADIKTYVGFSTKNPSKTIRFTWSPFGLNAIMGENFELSFIESTDDEGVEYKVYQRKSSEHQHFECKTFEELKIQQSNKTRKVTYQTDNQVRTFRIAIATTYQYTQYFGGKDRAFAQVVSTINRVNQVYGAQLSIQFQIVSDKSTLFGDATEDPFKNVNYDNWYNSESSVLQKTLDAKVGSANYDLGHLFHNKNLGGNAGCIGCVCEAGRKATAFSSVRFRRNMDMDFFDVDILAHEIGHQLGAYHTFSYEYENTSSQVEPGSGSTIMGYAGVIDNQNVQKKTDAYFHHRSIYDIMQSVKGKRCAKVLPSSNNPPDINDLRSYTIPHGTAYLLEGSATDADGDKLLYAWEQSDSRASGDYVFSPTLKSGATARSLPPSDSPKRYIPRLSRIVAGKLTQTDPPIGSEWETVLNVGRTLNWSLMVLDRKPATNAMGSTVYKTIQVVVDASAGPFRVTSHTENSSWFAGQNQTITWDVANTNAGNINSKKVTILLSTDGGVTFPHTLAKGIDNNGKARVSVPQSLRTTQGRYMVKAEDNIFLAVNAGIITIKEDEDTDGDGVPSSKDNCPEIPNPDQLDLDNDGIGDVCDDDWDGDDVPNNQDNCPKQENKEQTDLDKDGVGDACDDDMDGDGLLNEKDNCPMVYNPNQEDLDGDGIGDACDSDIDGDGIANSNDKSFDYVLISNAFSPNDDGVNDYFSIVRAENYPANMLRVFNHLGQLVYEMKGYKNQWNGTSTNGNKVPQGSYYYIFTLDNTEIYKRQGWIFINY, from the coding sequence ATGATAGGAATTATAAGAAAATTATATATTTTATTTTTTATTTTGGGTTTTGGAGTAATGCCCGCACAAACATATTGGAAACGCACAGGATTGACAGAAAAGAAAGAGCAAAAGCCAGGATATCAGTATTATACGTTAGATAAAAAAGCTTTTGATAAGGCTTTAAATGTTACAAAAAGTTTGGCAAGCAAAAAAGAAGTTTTAATTCAAATCCCTGATAGTGATGGAGGTATTGAGAATTACCGCATTGAGCAAACTCAAGTACTTTCGGAAGATTTGTCAAAGAAATATGCGGATATAAAAACGTATGTGGGATTTTCAACCAAAAATCCTTCAAAAACAATTCGTTTTACGTGGTCGCCATTTGGTTTAAATGCGATTATGGGAGAAAATTTTGAACTTTCTTTCATAGAATCAACTGATGATGAGGGAGTTGAATATAAAGTTTACCAACGAAAATCTTCAGAACATCAGCATTTTGAGTGTAAAACTTTTGAAGAACTAAAAATACAACAAAGTAATAAAACCCGAAAAGTTACTTATCAAACTGATAATCAGGTAAGAACTTTCAGAATTGCGATTGCAACGACGTATCAGTACACTCAGTATTTCGGAGGAAAAGACAGAGCTTTTGCTCAAGTTGTTAGCACAATAAATCGGGTAAATCAAGTTTACGGAGCACAATTATCAATTCAATTTCAGATAGTTTCGGATAAATCTACATTGTTTGGCGATGCCACAGAAGACCCTTTCAAAAATGTTAATTACGATAATTGGTACAATTCGGAATCAAGCGTATTGCAAAAAACGTTAGATGCAAAGGTAGGTTCGGCGAATTATGACCTTGGGCATTTGTTCCATAATAAAAACTTAGGAGGAAATGCAGGTTGCATAGGTTGCGTGTGTGAGGCAGGACGGAAAGCAACAGCCTTTTCTTCGGTTCGTTTCAGGAGAAATATGGATATGGATTTTTTTGACGTGGATATATTGGCTCACGAAATAGGACACCAATTGGGAGCGTATCACACTTTTTCCTATGAATATGAAAACACAAGCTCTCAGGTGGAACCCGGAAGTGGTTCAACTATAATGGGATATGCGGGAGTTATTGATAATCAGAATGTACAGAAAAAGACAGATGCGTATTTTCACCACAGAAGTATATATGATATTATGCAGTCGGTTAAAGGAAAGAGATGTGCAAAGGTTCTTCCTTCTTCAAATAATCCGCCTGACATAAACGATTTGAGAAGTTACACGATTCCGCACGGAACGGCTTATTTATTGGAAGGTTCGGCTACGGATGCTGACGGAGATAAATTGCTATACGCTTGGGAACAATCGGATAGTAGGGCGAGTGGAGATTATGTATTTTCACCCACTTTAAAAAGCGGAGCTACGGCACGTTCGCTTCCTCCTTCCGATTCACCAAAGCGTTATATTCCCAGATTAAGCCGTATTGTTGCAGGAAAACTTACGCAGACCGACCCGCCCATCGGCTCGGAATGGGAAACGGTTCTGAATGTTGGAAGAACGCTCAATTGGTCGCTTATGGTTTTGGACAGAAAGCCGGCAACAAATGCAATGGGAAGCACTGTTTATAAAACAATTCAGGTAGTTGTAGATGCTTCGGCAGGACCTTTTCGGGTAACTTCACATACTGAAAATTCAAGTTGGTTTGCAGGGCAAAATCAAACAATTACTTGGGACGTAGCCAACACCAATGCAGGAAATATAAACTCAAAAAAGGTAACTATCTTACTTTCAACCGACGGAGGAGTCACTTTTCCGCATACATTGGCAAAGGGAATCGACAATAATGGAAAGGCGAGAGTTTCCGTTCCGCAGTCGCTTCGAACCACTCAAGGAAGATATATGGTTAAGGCTGAAGACAATATATTTTTAGCCGTAAATGCGGGTATAATCACAATTAAAGAAGATGAAGATACCGATGGCGATGGCGTTCCGTCAAGCAAGGATAACTGTCCTGAAATTCCAAATCCTGACCAACTTGATTTGGACAACGATGGAATCGGCGATGTGTGTGATGACGATTGGGACGGAGACGATGTGCCTAACAATCAGGATAATTGCCCTAAGCAAGAAAATAAAGAACAAACCGATTTGGACAAAGACGGAGTGGGTGATGCTTGCGATGATGATATGGACGGCGATGGTCTTTTAAATGAAAAAGATAATTGCCCGATGGTTTATAATCCTAATCAGGAAGATTTGGACGGTGATGGAATAGGAGATGCCTGTGATAGTGATATCGATGGTGATGGAATTGCGAATTCTAACGATAAATCATTTGATTATGTATTGATTTCCAATGCTTTTAGTCCGAATGATGACGGGGTTAATGATTACTTTTCAATTGTGCGAGCCGAAAATTATCCGGCAAATATGCTTCGGGTGTTCAATCATTTAGGGCAATTGGTTTACGAGATGAAAGGATATAAAAATCAGTGGAATGGAACGAGCACCAACGGTAATAAAGTTCCGCAAGGTTCTTACTACTATATTTTTACGTTAGACAATACGGAAATTTACAAACGACAAGGATGGATATTTATCAATTATTAG
- a CDS encoding peptidylprolyl isomerase — MKFKYFLPLFLASLVVGCGENSPKSEKKKSVTQSAESQEKISEKEEKKEKPIETLNTQSVIPFLFNYEKENKERYVRIITDYGNIDIELFNETPYHRANFIFLTKQQYFDGSVFHRVVKDFVIQGGNSDGWDIRKKRQKIGYYLLPPDTKKGFKHHRGIVSMPSSDIDNPHQFASPYEFFIVVQSPGAYHLDGNYTAFGKVIAGMEVVDKINQVETNEKSEWPKRDVKMKVVLLDR, encoded by the coding sequence ATGAAGTTTAAATATTTCCTCCCGTTATTCCTCGCTTCTCTTGTCGTTGGTTGTGGCGAAAATTCTCCAAAATCTGAGAAGAAGAAAAGCGTTACTCAATCAGCCGAAAGCCAAGAAAAAATATCTGAAAAGGAAGAAAAAAAAGAAAAGCCCATTGAAACTCTGAACACACAAAGCGTTATTCCTTTTTTGTTTAATTATGAAAAAGAAAATAAAGAGCGGTACGTTCGTATCATTACTGACTACGGAAATATTGATATTGAACTATTTAACGAAACTCCGTATCATCGGGCAAATTTCATTTTTCTAACAAAGCAACAATATTTTGACGGCTCAGTTTTTCACCGAGTTGTAAAAGATTTTGTAATTCAAGGAGGAAATTCTGATGGCTGGGATATTCGTAAAAAACGCCAAAAGATAGGCTATTATTTACTTCCTCCCGACACCAAAAAGGGATTTAAACATCACCGCGGAATTGTTTCGATGCCAAGCAGCGACATTGATAACCCGCATCAGTTTGCTTCGCCTTATGAGTTTTTTATCGTGGTACAAAGCCCCGGTGCTTATCATCTGGACGGGAATTACACCGCTTTCGGGAAGGTTATTGCAGGAATGGAGGTTGTTGATAAAATCAATCAGGTGGAAACCAACGAAAAGAGCGAGTGGCCTAAACGCGATGTGAAGATGAAAGTTGTTCTTCTCGACAGATAA